In one window of Macadamia integrifolia cultivar HAES 741 chromosome 2, SCU_Mint_v3, whole genome shotgun sequence DNA:
- the LOC122064654 gene encoding pentatricopeptide repeat-containing protein At5g65560-like encodes RPPSLTAFSFGYRPLQIRLDLQWLTSTETHEWSSLEMVKPLKNPSLIHSRKHCALFGSHQNYRFSSKPDVSSDFRLSSGRKDFSHLVSKVCGILSGPQWRRSSELTSLSSELTPHHVSRILDIHKDSETATQFFYWVSKRPFYKHSVDCFIVLLNRLLRDQLFAPADHVRILMIKACRNEEEITRVLDFLNGISVKGFAFSLYTYNTLLIQLGKFEMVTAAQNVYTRMLSGGVEPSLLTFNTLINILCKKGKVQEAEVILSRIFQYDLKPDVFTYTSFILGCCRNHDLDSAFRFLDRMLKEGCDPNSVTYSVLINALCNEGRIEEALDMLNEMIEKGVEPTVYTYTVPISSLCKTGRAKEACDLMADMRKRGCYPNVQTYTALISALSESGKLEVAIGLYHKMLKDGLGPNAVTYNALINELCVQGRHESALKIFVWMEKRGGLPNTQTYNEILNGFCSMSKIGNAMPLFNKMLKVGPSPTLITYNTLIKGYCKKGKLNNAMRVLEIMKGNGFDPDEWTYTELVSGFCKGGKLDVASNLFNKMMERGLRPNQVSYGALIDGYSKEGKVDVALSLMERMEENVCNPNVEIYNAIINGLSKENRLSEAEKLCNRMVDQGLLPNVITYSTLIDGLCRNGSTHHAFKIIQEMEKCNCPPNLYTYSSVIHGLCQEGNAMDAEALVKEIEGKGLVLDEVLYTSIIDGFVKLGRLVHAFSLVQRMINMGCRPNYRTYSVLIKGLLRERYLLSENCVHQDEAVYMCNLHEKDMSFEVVSDLLIRLLENGCEPTIDTYSTLVIGLCKEGKYNVADQLVTSMKEKGLSPNKEIYGSLLFACCKNLNVDLALEFFNTMVFNGFKLHLDMYRELLCALCKASRVEKAQEIFDGILEGQWNPDEIVWTVLIDGLLKEGEPDVCMKFLHIMESRNFPPNFQTYVILAREISMEDKSIEAGGIADKLRV; translated from the coding sequence CGGCCGCCTTCATTGACTGCGTTTTCATTTGGCTATCGTCCTCTTCAAATTCGCTTGGATCTTCAATGGCTTACATCGACtgaaactcatgaatggtcGTCGCTCGAAATGGTAAAGCCCCTTAAGAACCCATCTCTAATTCATTCCCGGAAGCACTGTGCTTTATTTGGTTCTCACCAAAATTACAGATTTTCATCGAAACCAGACGTTTCTTCTGATTTTCGTTTATCATCTGGGCGAAAAGATTTCTCCCACCTAGTTTCTAAGGTTTGTGGGATCTTAAGTGGGCCTCAGTGGAGACGCAGCTCCGAACTTACATCTCTGAGCTCAGAACTCACACCCCATCACGTCTCCAGGATTCTCGATATTCACAAGGATTCAGAAACTGCAACGCAGTTTTTCTACTGGGTTTCTAAGAGACCCTTTTACAAACACAGCGTGGATTGTTTCATTGTGTTGTTAAATCGGCTTCTTCGTGACCAACTCTTTGCGCCCGCTGATCATGTAAGGATACTAATGATCAAGGCTTGTCGAAACGAGGAAGAAATCACAAGGGTGTTGGATTTTCTGAATGGGATCAGTGTAAAGGGATTCGCCTTTAGTTTGTATACCTACAATACGTTATTGATTCAGTTGGGTAAGTTTGAGATGGTAACCGCCGCTCAAAATGTGTATACACGGATGCTGAGCGGTGGGGTGGAACCTAGTCTATTGACATTCAATACCCTGATCAATATACTGTGTAAGAAGGGAAAGGTTCAAGAAGCTGAGGTCATTTTAAGTAGGATTTTTCAGTATGATTTGAAGCCTGATGTTTTCACCTACACATCTTTTATTCTTGGTTGTTGTAGGAACCATGATCTAGATTCAGCTTTCAGGTTTCTCGATCGTATGCTCAAGGAGGGCTGTGATCCAAACTCGGTGACATATTCTGTCTTGATTAATGCTCTATGCAATGAGGGGAGGATAGAAGAGGCACTGGACATGCTCAACGAAATGATTGAGAAAGGTGTTGAACCTACAGTATATACGTATACTGTCCCTATTAGTTCATTATGTAAGACTGGTCGTGCCAAGGAGGCCTGTGACCTGATGGCTGATATGAGGAAGAGGGGGTGCTACCCAAATGTGCAAACCTATACGGCTCTCATCAGTGCATTGTCTGAATCCGGTAAGCTTGAGGTGGCAATTGGATTATACCATAAGATGTTGAAAGATGGTCTGGGTCCAAATGCAGTTACTTATAATGCCTTGATAAATGAGTTGTGTGTGCAAGGAAGACATGAGTCGGCTCTCAAGATTTTTGTCTGGATGGAGAAACGTGGTGGCTTGCCAAACACTCAGACTTACAATGAAATTCTAAATGGGTTTTGTTCAATGAGTAAGATTGGGAATGCAATGCCTCTCTTCAATAAAATGTTGAAGGTCGGTCCCTCTCCAACACTAATAACATATAACACACTCATCAAAGGATACTGCAAGAAGGGTAAGCTGAACAATGCGATGAGAGTATTGGAAATTATGaaagggaatggatttgatccaGATGAATGGACTTATACTGAGCTTGTTTCTGGATTTTGCAAAGGGGGCAAGTTGGATGTGGCTTCTAATCTTTTtaacaaaatgatggaacgaggTTTAAGGCCAAACCAGGTCAGCTATGGAGCTTTAATTGATGGCTACTCTAAGGAGGGAAAGGTGGACGTCGCTTTGTCCTTAATGGAGAGGATGGAGGAAAATGTTTGCAACCCTAATGTAGAAATATACAATGCCATAATTAATGGTTTGTCCAAAGAGAACAGGCTATCTGAAGCAGAGAAACTCTGTAACAGAATGGTTGACCAAGGACTGTTGCCGAATGTCATTACCTACTCAACTTTGATTGATGGGCTGTGTAGGAATGGTAGCACCCATCATGCATTTAAGATCATACAAGAAATGGAGAAGTGCAATTGCCCTCCAAATCTCTACACTTACAGTTCAGTAATTCATGGTTTGTGTCAAGAAGGCAATGCCATGGATGCAGAGGCTTTAGTAAAAGAAATAGAGGGAAAAGGGCTGGTTCTTGATGAGGTTTTATATACTTCTATCATTGATGGTTTTGTTAAGTTGGGTAGGCTAGTGCATGCATTCTCACTTGTACAGAGGATGATTAACATGGGCTGCAGACCCAACTACCGAACGTACAGTGTGTTGATCAAAGGGTTGCTTAGGGAACGCTATTTGCTTTCAGAGAATTGTGTGCACCAGGATGAAGCAGTTTATATGTGCAACTTGCATGAGAAGGATATGAGTTTTGAGGTGGTATCTGATCTTTTGATTAGGCTGTTAGAAAATGGATGTGAGCCTACCATTGATACCTACAGTACTCTTGTGATCGGTTTGTGTAAAGAAGGAAAGTATAATGTAGCAGATCAGCTGGTGACAAGCATGAAAGAAAAAGGCTTGTCTCCAAATAAAGAAATATATGGTTCTTTACTATTTGCTTGTTGTAAGAATTTGAATGTTGATCTTGCCCTAGAATTCTTTAATACGATGGTGTTCAATGGTTTTAAGCTGCATTTGGATATGTATAGAGAATTGCTTTGTGCtctctgcaaagcaagcagGGTGGAAAAAGCTCAAGAAATTTTTGACGGTATACTTGAAGGACAGTGGAATCCGGATGAGATTGTTTGGACAGTCCTGATTGATGGGTTGCTGAAGGAGGGTGAGCCAGATGTGTGCATGAAGTTTCTTCACATTATGGAATCTAGGAATTTTCCTCCCAATTTCCAGACTTATGTTATCTTGGCCAGGGAAATCTCCATGGAAGATAAATCTATTGAAGCAGGTGGGATTGCTGATAAATTGAGAGTTTGA
- the LOC122067839 gene encoding LL-diaminopimelate aminotransferase, chloroplastic, producing MSLMQLSASISSSSSSFLGQGSISSRNQKDSFDAKKSGTCVCVATPPTKKTAYKTKVSRNANMAKLQAGYLFPEVARRKAQHMLKYPDAQVISLGIGDTTEPIPELITSAMAKKAHGLSTLEGYSGYGPEQGDRQLRAAIASTFYSDLGIDESDIFVSDGAKCDISRLQILFGSDVTVAVQDPSYPAYVDSSVIMGQTGLFQKDVEKYQNIAYMRCSPENGFFPDLSIVPRTDTIFFCSPNNPTGYAATREQLTRLVQFAKDNGSIIVYDSAYSLYMSDDSPQSIFEIPGAKEVALETSSFSKFIGFTGVRLGWTVVPKELVFSDGYPVAKDFNRIVCTCFNGASIIPQAGGLSALSPEGLKEMHGAIGFYKENTEIIVDTFNSLGFNVYGGKNAPYVWVHFPGQSSWDVFAEILEKTHVVTTPGSGFGPGGEGFIRVSAFGHRANILEACKRFKQLYK from the exons ATGTCTTTGATGCAGCTTTCAGCTTCGatatcttcgtcttcttcttctttcttaggTCAAGGCAGCATTAGTTCCAG AAATCAAAAGGATTCATTTGATGCGAAAAAGAGTGGGACTTGCGTATGCGTCGCGACTCCTCCTACTAAGAAGACTG CTTACAAGACGAAGGTCTCTCGCAATGCTAACATGGCAAAACTTCAAGCTGGTTATCTTTTCCCAGAG GTTGCCAGAAGGAAGGCACAACACATGTTGAAATACCCTGATGCACAGGTCATAAGCCTTGGAATTGGTGACACAACGGAGCCTATTCCAGAACTCATAACATCTGCTATGGCAAAG AAAGCACACGGCCTGTCAACTTTAGAGGGTTACAGCGGTTATGGACCTGAGCAAGGTGACAGA CAATTGCGGGCTGCAATTGCATCAACATTTTATAGCGATCTTGGGATAGATGAAAGTGATATATTTGTATCAGATGGTGCAAAATGTGACATATCTCGTCTTCAG ATTCTTTTTGGCTCTGATGTGACGGTGGCGGTTCAAGACCCATCATACCCG GCATATGTAGACTCAAGTGTGATTATGGGCCAGACTGGCCTGTTCCAGAAGGATGTTGAGAAGTATCAAAACATTGCATACATGAGGTGTTCTCCGGAGAACGGCTTCTTCCCTGATTTATCAATTGTTCCTCGAACAGATACCATCTTCTTCTGTTCACCAAACAATCCTACTGGTTATGCTGCAACAAGAGAGCAGCTGACGCGACTGGTACAGTTTGCCAAGGACAATGGATCAATAATAGTCTATGATTCTGCATATTCATTGTATATGTCAGACGACAGCCCTCAGTCTATATTCGAAATTCCTGGAGCAAAAGAG GTTGCACTTGAGACTTCATCATTTTCAAAGTTTATTGGATTCACTGGTGTGCGTCTCGGTTGGACTGTGGTTCCTAAAGAGCTAGTCTTTTCTGATGGATATCCTGTTGCCAAGGATTTCAACCGCATTGTCTGCACTTGCTTCAATGGTGCATCAATTATTCCTCAAGCTGGTGGACTGTCTGCCCTTTCTCCTGAAGGTCTTAAA GAAATGCATGGTGCGATTGGTTTCTACAAGGAGAACACCGAAATAATAGTGGATACATTCAACTCCCTTGGTTTTAATGTCTATGGGGGGAAAAATGCTCCATATGTCTGGGTCCACTTCCCTGGTCAAAGCTCATGGGATGTATTTGCAGAGATTCTTGAGAAGACCCATGTGGTGACAACTCCAGGCAGTGGTTTTGGCCCTGGAGGTGAGGGCTTCATCAGGGTTAGTGCCTTTGGTCACAGGGCCAACATTTTAGAAGCCTGTAAAAGATTCAAGCAGCTTTACAAGTGA
- the LOC122071008 gene encoding uncharacterized protein LOC122071008 produces MNKGRSPEPLDFFIWTVEDVGLWLEEINLGSYRQVFEDNGVNGEYLESLSMFTTEQILRFIRRCHMKWGDFITLCKELRRIKVACLKGEQEVRRPWWAPSCLSVIFVKAAKRNRHSRVVSLKLEP; encoded by the exons ATGAACAAAGGGCGGTCACCGGAGCCTCTGGACTTCTTCATATGGACTGTTGAG GATGTTGGGTTGTGGTTGGAAGAGATAAATCTTGGTAGCTATCGCCAAGTTTTTGAAGATAATGGTGTCAATGGAGAATACTTGGAGAGCTTGTCCATGTTCACAACTGAGCAGATTCTCAGGTTTATAAGGCGATGCcacatgaaatggggagactttATCACGCTGTGCAAAGAACTTAGACGCATtaagg TGGCTTGCTTAAAAGGGGAGCAAGAGGTCCGTCGTCCATGGTGGGCTCCATCCTGCCTCTCAGTAATCTTCGTTAAAGCGGCAAAGCGCAACAGACACTCTCGGGTTGTTTCCTTAAAGCTGGAACCATGA